The following are encoded together in the Serratia nematodiphila DZ0503SBS1 genome:
- a CDS encoding helix-turn-helix transcriptional regulator yields MLTVSTPTPFTPSPVLPGGYTPRERFIRLPEVLYTTGLSRSTVYEMMSRRQFPAQVSLGGKNVAWLASEVEQWMDECIANRHQGAAV; encoded by the coding sequence ATGTTGACCGTTTCCACTCCCACCCCATTTACCCCGTCGCCGGTGCTTCCTGGCGGTTACACCCCGCGCGAACGTTTTATTCGCCTGCCGGAAGTGCTCTACACCACCGGCCTGTCTCGCTCCACCGTGTACGAGATGATGAGCCGCCGGCAGTTCCCGGCTCAGGTCTCCCTCGGCGGTAAAAACGTCGCCTGGCTGGCCTCCGAGGTCGAGCAGTGGATGGACGAGTGTATCGCCAACCGTCACCAGGGGGCCGCCGTATGA
- a CDS encoding ogr/Delta-like zinc finger family protein has translation MMRCPLCTHASYTRTSRYITERTKEAYYQCQSLTCSCTFKTVESVDKILCQPIQAQPVDENALPPPEKRTLKRYRRYNSNPTLH, from the coding sequence ATGATGCGCTGCCCGCTGTGCACTCATGCGTCCTATACACGAACCAGCCGCTATATCACGGAGCGGACGAAAGAGGCGTATTACCAATGTCAGAGCCTGACCTGTTCTTGCACATTCAAGACGGTGGAAAGCGTCGATAAAATCCTGTGCCAGCCGATACAAGCGCAACCGGTCGATGAGAACGCCTTGCCACCGCCGGAGAAACGGACGTTGAAGCGCTATCGCCGTTACAACAGCAATCCTACTCTGCACTAA
- a CDS encoding tyrosine-type recombinase/integrase, with the protein MRLNNLQIRNAKPTPKPYTLSDGLGLSLLVEPNGSKSWRFRYRFAGKPKMISFGVYPAVSLADARSKRDESRKLVAEGQNPSTVRKEKKLAQLYGNANTFEAIAKEWHQSKLATWSAGYAADIMDAFNIDIFPYLGQHPISAIKPLELLTVLRKIEARGALEKMRKVRQRCGEVFRYATATGRAEFNPAADLSSVLISPKSTHYPFLSVDEIPDFLAALEMHSGSRLVQLATKLLMLTGVRGIELRMAQWHEFDLDNALWEIPQERMKMRRDHLVPLSTQAAAILNELRTYTGNYRYVFPGRNDVNKPMSEASINQLLKRIGYHGRLTGHGFRHMMSTILHEQDFNTAWIEMQLAHVDKNAIRGTYNHAQYLEKRRDMLQWYADFIAGLARQSHSQ; encoded by the coding sequence ATGCGACTTAATAACTTACAAATCCGGAATGCTAAGCCCACCCCTAAACCTTACACGTTGAGTGATGGGTTGGGCTTATCCCTTTTGGTTGAACCCAATGGCAGCAAGAGCTGGCGCTTTCGTTATCGCTTTGCCGGTAAGCCCAAGATGATTTCATTCGGCGTCTATCCTGCCGTTTCGTTGGCCGATGCTCGGTCAAAGCGCGATGAATCCAGAAAGTTAGTTGCTGAGGGGCAGAACCCCAGCACAGTTCGTAAAGAGAAAAAGCTGGCGCAGCTATACGGGAATGCAAACACCTTTGAAGCGATCGCGAAGGAGTGGCATCAGTCCAAATTGGCGACGTGGTCAGCAGGGTATGCGGCCGATATCATGGACGCGTTCAACATTGATATTTTCCCCTATCTGGGACAGCATCCCATTTCGGCGATAAAGCCGCTTGAGCTACTCACAGTGCTTCGCAAAATTGAGGCGCGTGGGGCGCTTGAGAAAATGCGTAAGGTCAGACAGCGCTGCGGTGAGGTCTTCCGATATGCCACGGCAACCGGGCGGGCGGAGTTCAACCCAGCCGCCGATCTCTCCAGCGTTTTGATTAGCCCAAAATCTACTCATTATCCTTTTTTATCCGTTGACGAAATCCCCGATTTTCTTGCGGCGCTGGAGATGCACTCCGGCAGTCGGTTGGTACAGCTGGCGACGAAGTTACTGATGTTGACCGGAGTCAGGGGGATTGAGCTGCGCATGGCGCAATGGCATGAGTTTGATCTGGATAACGCGCTTTGGGAAATTCCGCAGGAGCGCATGAAAATGCGCCGGGATCATCTCGTGCCGTTATCGACGCAGGCGGCGGCCATCCTGAATGAACTGAGAACCTATACGGGCAACTATCGCTATGTTTTCCCGGGCCGTAATGACGTCAACAAGCCGATGAGCGAAGCGAGTATCAACCAGCTCCTTAAGCGTATCGGCTATCACGGTCGACTCACCGGCCACGGCTTCAGGCACATGATGTCCACGATTTTGCATGAGCAGGACTTCAATACAGCCTGGATAGAGATGCAGCTCGCCCACGTGGACAAGAACGCCATTCGCGGCACTTACAACCATGCTCAGTACCTTGAGAAGCGTCGTGACATGTTGCAGTGGTACGCCGATTTTATCGCGGGCCTTGCTCGCCAGTCTCACAGCCAATAA
- a CDS encoding helix-turn-helix domain-containing protein, whose translation MTSVYSAEYQLVIKILRDARIEKGITQVKLAEALGRPQSFIAKVENGERKLDVVEFALIARLLDVNTGPIMERIGRNARKLR comes from the coding sequence ATGACCTCAGTTTATTCAGCAGAATATCAATTGGTTATAAAAATACTTCGAGACGCTCGTATAGAAAAAGGCATCACTCAGGTCAAGTTAGCCGAAGCACTTGGCCGCCCACAATCCTTTATCGCTAAGGTTGAAAATGGCGAAAGGAAATTGGATGTCGTGGAATTTGCCTTGATCGCACGGTTACTGGATGTAAATACCGGGCCAATTATGGAACGCATTGGACGTAACGCTAGAAAGCTGAGATAA